A genomic window from Flavobacterium hankyongi includes:
- a CDS encoding T9SS type A sorting domain-containing protein, whose protein sequence is MKKILFLALLLNAFTNYAQLTMSFGTTNAATVTASGLTYTVNIPFFASQLTGNFKITKTSFTCTTLGAIKTMSVNNYNTGAFIANNGSTNTNYVNLPSSYTFPIGTTVLRVRSECYVPDVSNSPVYNNITVIVNRLPEPILNITLAPYCQVDNHTGNYTNYFGYKVTGSATNRAGLRFKVVPDNTLACPTQTYWNLNTSFTFTGNNFNPGSSFYSCNYATWYSVYLEYVYTPYGASTPVIYPITNGTYGWQDHRWRKTFATCIPIVEGENDPKLLQKSAQSQTTVFPNPTDNILKINISEDDREVKLVRVYDLTNIQLLEIKNPKSNEIDLSNFKKGTYIIHIETSKGIIKKQVSKN, encoded by the coding sequence ATGAAAAAAATACTTTTTTTAGCGTTGTTATTAAATGCTTTTACAAATTACGCACAATTAACAATGTCATTTGGTACTACAAATGCTGCAACAGTAACCGCATCCGGACTAACTTATACTGTGAATATACCTTTTTTTGCGTCTCAACTAACTGGTAATTTTAAAATAACTAAAACCAGTTTTACTTGTACCACACTAGGGGCTATAAAGACTATGTCTGTTAATAATTATAACACAGGGGCTTTTATAGCAAATAATGGTAGTACAAATACAAATTATGTTAATTTGCCAAGCTCTTACACTTTTCCTATCGGAACAACAGTTTTAAGAGTACGATCAGAATGTTATGTACCTGACGTATCAAATTCACCTGTATACAATAATATCACAGTAATTGTAAATAGATTACCAGAACCAATTTTAAATATTACACTAGCACCATATTGTCAAGTAGATAACCATACTGGAAATTATACAAATTATTTTGGATATAAAGTAACTGGTTCAGCAACAAATAGAGCAGGATTACGTTTTAAAGTGGTTCCTGACAATACGCTTGCTTGTCCTACACAAACGTATTGGAATTTGAATACAAGTTTTACTTTTACAGGTAATAATTTTAATCCAGGCTCAAGTTTTTACTCTTGTAATTATGCTACTTGGTATAGTGTTTATCTTGAATATGTTTACACACCATATGGAGCAAGTACACCAGTAATTTATCCTATCACTAATGGTACATATGGATGGCAAGATCATAGATGGAGAAAAACATTTGCAACATGTATTCCTATCGTTGAAGGAGAAAATGATCCAAAATTACTGCAAAAATCAGCTCAAAGTCAAACAACAGTATTTCCTAATCCAACAGACAATATTTTAAAAATAAATATTTCTGAAGATGATAGAGAAGTTAAATTAGTTAGAGTGTATGATTTAACAAATATTCAATTACTTGAAATAAAGAATCCAAAATCAAATGAAATTGATTTATCAAATTTCAAAAAAGGAACTTACATTATTCATATTGAAACTTCAAAAGGAATAATTAAAAAACAAGTTTCAAAAAATTAG
- a CDS encoding DUF4932 domain-containing protein has product MKKIFLIITILFLNNSFSQKSLEVRIDKRVEAITIFYTLATRDTLDVKPTPSSYYKDFDSYFEKYKNHESLNWYRNLEKWDAYDVSSLGLYLSDKYPFKLVIPYNETHLKSSELYTFLSHLNKFYKECEVEQFIKNHKNDYLKIETSIKKSIEENDILLDVKKFYNKPTKHKLIVLPDLLNAIINNAIVINDKKYSNYRFIKLAYLKNKNIAQTNETEVNFIPLPNVVIHEISHLFVQDFIPKYIEQLSLKKNLFLTTSDDKILNEKEWKNELDELIVRTCVAKILGIKFGIEKEQKEIENQAKHYKHIKALNNFFDNYTKNREKYSSITFFYPEIIKFFEDLK; this is encoded by the coding sequence ATGAAGAAAATATTTTTAATCATCACAATATTGTTTTTAAATAACTCTTTTAGTCAAAAAAGCTTGGAAGTTAGAATAGATAAAAGAGTTGAAGCAATCACAATTTTTTACACTTTAGCCACAAGAGACACATTAGATGTAAAGCCCACTCCATCCTCATACTATAAAGATTTTGATAGTTATTTTGAAAAATATAAAAATCACGAATCTTTAAATTGGTATAGAAATTTAGAAAAGTGGGATGCCTATGACGTGTCTAGTTTAGGATTGTATCTATCAGACAAATATCCATTTAAATTAGTTATTCCGTATAATGAAACACATTTAAAAAGTTCAGAGCTTTACACTTTTCTATCACACTTAAATAAATTTTACAAAGAATGCGAAGTAGAACAATTTATCAAGAACCACAAAAATGATTATTTAAAAATTGAAACTTCTATAAAAAAATCAATTGAAGAAAATGATATTTTGTTGGATGTAAAAAAATTTTACAACAAGCCTACAAAGCATAAATTAATAGTATTACCAGATTTGCTAAATGCTATAATTAACAATGCCATAGTAATAAATGATAAAAAGTATAGCAATTATAGATTCATAAAATTAGCATACTTAAAAAATAAAAATATAGCTCAAACAAATGAAACTGAAGTAAATTTTATACCATTACCTAATGTGGTAATCCATGAAATATCTCATTTATTTGTACAAGATTTCATTCCAAAATATATAGAGCAATTAAGTTTGAAAAAAAATCTGTTTTTAACTACTTCAGACGATAAAATTTTAAATGAAAAAGAATGGAAAAATGAATTAGACGAATTAATTGTTAGAACTTGTGTGGCTAAAATATTAGGCATAAAATTCGGAATTGAAAAAGAACAAAAAGAAATTGAAAATCAAGCAAAACATTATAAGCACATAAAAGCATTAAATAATTTTTTTGATAATTATACAAAAAATAGAGAAAAATATAGTTCAATAACCTTTTTTTATCCTGAAATTATAAAATTCTTTGAAGATTTAAAATAA
- a CDS encoding maleate cis-trans isomerase family protein, which produces MKKYKIGQIVPSSNVTMETEIPAIFRSRETILPERFTFHSSRMRMKKVTKEELEAMDAMSLKCAQELSDAHVDVMGYACLVAIMSMGRGYHCVSEVNLHQETVANDFPTPIVTSAGALINGLKVLRAKQISIITPYMRPLTDKVVDYIEHQGIKVKESIALEIPDNLEVAAQDPMNLLEIYKRLDLTDVDVLVVSACVQMPSLEAIDLIQAECGIPVTSAAVCTTYEMMKKLGIEAKAPIGGELLSGKY; this is translated from the coding sequence ATGAAAAAATACAAAATAGGACAAATCGTTCCATCATCAAACGTTACGATGGAAACCGAAATACCCGCTATTTTTCGCTCTCGTGAAACTATCTTACCTGAACGTTTTACGTTCCATAGCAGTAGAATGCGCATGAAAAAAGTAACCAAAGAAGAACTGGAAGCAATGGATGCTATGAGTTTGAAATGCGCTCAAGAATTATCCGATGCTCATGTAGATGTGATGGGCTATGCGTGTTTGGTGGCGATTATGAGTATGGGGCGCGGCTATCATTGTGTTTCGGAAGTCAATTTACATCAAGAAACGGTTGCTAATGACTTTCCTACTCCTATTGTGACTTCAGCTGGGGCGTTGATTAACGGATTAAAAGTGTTGAGAGCCAAACAAATTTCCATTATTACGCCGTATATGCGTCCACTGACGGATAAAGTAGTCGATTATATTGAGCATCAAGGTATAAAAGTGAAAGAAAGCATTGCACTTGAAATTCCGGATAATTTAGAAGTAGCGGCACAAGATCCTATGAATTTGTTGGAAATCTACAAACGATTGGATTTAACGGATGTTGATGTTTTAGTAGTTTCGGCCTGCGTACAAATGCCATCTTTAGAAGCTATCGATTTAATCCAAGCTGAATGCGGAATACCGGTTACTTCTGCAGCGGTTTGCACAACGTATGAAATGATGAAAAAACTCGGAATCGAAGCTAAAGCACCTATTGGAGGAGAATTATTAAGCGGAAAATATTAA